GCCTTCAGGACCAATGTTGGCACCGGGGGCGACACCCAGACCGCCGACCAGACCGGCACCCAGATCGCTGAGGATATCGCCGTACAGGTTCGGCAGAACGATCACGTCGTACAGTTCTGGCTTCTGCACCAGCTGCATGCACATGTTGTCGACGATACGTTCTTCGAACTCGATGTCTGGATAGTCCTTGGCGACTTCGGTGGCCGTGGCCAGGTACAAGCCGTCCGAGTATTTCATGATGTTCGCCTTGTGAACGGCGGTCACCTTCTTGCGGCCGTTCTTCTGAGCGTATTCAAACGCACAACGAACGATCCGTTCGGTGCCGCTGACACTGATCGGCTTGATCGAGACGCCTGTTTCGTCAGCCTTGGTCTTGATCTTGCGATCCGAAGGAAGACCGTTGATGAAGTCGATCAGCTTTTCGGTCTCAGGCTTGCCCTTCTCGAATTCGACACCGGCGTAGAGGTCTTCGGTGTTTTCGCGAACGATGACGATGTCGACGCCGACTTCGCTGAAGTAGCTGCGAACACCGGGGTAGTACTTGCAAGGACGAATGCAAGCAAACAAGCCCAGTTCCTGACGCAGGTAGACGTTGATGCTACGGAAGCCAGTACCGACTGGCGTCGTGATCGGAGCCTTCAAAGCACAGCGGGTGCGGCGAACGCTTTCGATGGTCGAGTCCGGGATCGGGGTTCCGGTCTTTTCCATCACGTCGATGCCGGCTTCCTGGACATCCCAGTTGATTTCGACGCCAGTCGCATCGACGCACTTGCGGGCAGCTTCCGCCAATTCGGGACCGGTACCATCGCCGGTGATCAGAGTTACTTCGTAGGCCATGAGGGTTTCCTGGCAACAGGGGGTCAAAGTGGGTACGAAAAGATTTCGTGTGGCGATTTACGCCAGGGGGAAACTGCCAAAATAGCAAACCACACGCCGGTGGTAAACCTAGCGTCTTGCCTAGTTCTGGCCACCCACGGCTGTATTTTGGGGTAACATTTCGCCCGCAAATGGATCGAGGACGACGATCGTCAGGGTGAGCTTGTCGCTATTCTTGTACACAGGATCGATAACTTCCCAGGTGATTTTAAACTTCCCCGGCTGGTTCAAAACGGTATTGATCAAGAGACCCATATTCTGCTCAACGAGCTTTTTGCCATCCTTATCAATGTAATCATCAAAGGATCGGTAAAGGTGCCACGCTTCGTTGTTGGTTTCCCAAACGACTTCTTTGCCGGTTTCCAGATCTTGAGAAGTCCGTCGGCAGAGGATGCCTGGTGGATCGATTGTGGGTCGGATTGTTTTTACATGTCCATCGAGGGTAATCGTGTCGCCGGCCATAAAAACAAGGCGATTGTTTTTCGAGTAGATGCGTACAAGAGTATCAGGCTGTGGGCGGCTTGCGATCACCTCGAAGGGAAGATCTCGGACGATCGATTTCTCCGTCACCAGATCGGTGCAGCTAACCGACATCACATATTTTCCCTGCGGAATGTCATTAGTCGAGAAAGTCCTGGTGCGAACCGTGGCATCTTCG
This genomic window from Bremerella sp. JC817 contains:
- a CDS encoding isocitrate/isopropylmalate dehydrogenase family protein produces the protein MAYEVTLITGDGTGPELAEAARKCVDATGVEINWDVQEAGIDVMEKTGTPIPDSTIESVRRTRCALKAPITTPVGTGFRSINVYLRQELGLFACIRPCKYYPGVRSYFSEVGVDIVIVRENTEDLYAGVEFEKGKPETEKLIDFINGLPSDRKIKTKADETGVSIKPISVSGTERIVRCAFEYAQKNGRKKVTAVHKANIMKYSDGLYLATATEVAKDYPDIEFEERIVDNMCMQLVQKPELYDVIVLPNLYGDILSDLGAGLVGGLGVAPGANIGPEGAVFEATHGSAPKYKGQNKVNPTALILSGMLMLQHMGEVDAAKRLEQAVADVIKEGKDVTYDLKPNRDDPTAVGTQEMAAAICAKLQG